A genomic window from Sphingobacteriales bacterium includes:
- a CDS encoding electron transfer flavoprotein subunit beta/FixA family protein produces MKFLVCISLVPDTTTKISFVDNDTKFNNDKVQWILNPYDEWYALVRALELKEANGGNVTVINVGSAENDQVIRKALAIGADDAIRIDAAGDLDSYAIAAEIAAAAKSGGFDVILLGKETISYNGSNLGGMLAELLDLPFVSYASKLDMTGNTASIDRDIEGGKEVLSVDTPFVISCAKGMAEARIPNMKGIMAAKSKPLQVVTPQGVGSLTSTVKYELPPAKSACKMVSPDNVEELVQLLHNEAKMI; encoded by the coding sequence ATGAAATTTTTAGTATGTATAAGTTTGGTTCCGGACACTACCACTAAGATTTCGTTTGTGGACAATGATACGAAGTTCAACAACGATAAAGTACAGTGGATTCTGAACCCCTACGATGAATGGTATGCTTTAGTGCGTGCATTAGAACTGAAAGAAGCGAACGGCGGTAACGTAACCGTTATCAATGTCGGCAGTGCGGAAAACGACCAGGTGATCCGTAAGGCGCTGGCAATCGGGGCGGACGATGCTATCCGTATCGATGCAGCCGGCGATCTGGATTCTTACGCCATTGCGGCTGAAATCGCCGCTGCGGCTAAATCCGGCGGTTTTGATGTCATCCTCTTAGGTAAAGAAACCATCAGCTACAACGGCTCTAACCTGGGCGGTATGCTGGCAGAATTATTAGACCTTCCATTTGTTTCGTACGCATCCAAACTGGATATGACGGGCAACACAGCCAGCATCGATAGAGATATCGAAGGCGGCAAGGAAGTTTTATCCGTTGATACGCCGTTCGTGATCTCCTGTGCAAAAGGAATGGCAGAAGCACGTATCCCTAATATGAAAGGAATTATGGCCGCCAAAAGCAAACCGTTGCAAGTGGTCACTCCGCAGGGCGTAGGTTCTTTGACTTCCACCGTGAAGTATGAACTGCCTCCGGCAAAATCAGCATGCAAAATGGTTTCTCCGGACAACGTGGAAGAGTTGGTACAATTATTACATAACGAAGCAAAAATGATATAG
- a CDS encoding electron transfer flavoprotein subunit alpha/FixB family protein gives MAVLFLVETAGGKVKKASFEIATYAAKTASALGTEAVGLALGTTDAGELAALGIYGAKKIVHAGNAGFDNFDAGTYAKAIADTAAAVGAKVIAISQTLTGKAVAPRVAVRLNAGIVSGAVSLPDADFVVKKAAFSGKAFAYLKINSDNKVISVVPNSVGAVKGDGSAAVENADLVPAVSKIMVKEVVRQTGDVAPLPEAELVVSAGRGMKGPENWGIVEDLAKVLGATTACSRPVADVHWRPHHEHVGQTGVAIRPNLYIAIGISGAIQHLAGVNQSKCIVVINKDPEAPFFKAADYGICGDLFEVVPKLTEAIKAFKSSQH, from the coding sequence ATGGCAGTTTTATTTTTAGTAGAAACAGCAGGCGGAAAGGTTAAGAAAGCAAGTTTTGAAATTGCAACTTATGCCGCCAAAACAGCAAGTGCCTTAGGCACGGAGGCTGTAGGGTTAGCCTTAGGAACAACAGATGCTGGCGAATTGGCTGCATTAGGAATATATGGCGCAAAAAAGATTGTCCACGCTGGCAATGCAGGCTTTGATAATTTTGACGCTGGCACTTATGCAAAAGCGATTGCCGACACCGCCGCTGCGGTGGGTGCAAAAGTGATTGCCATTTCCCAGACATTAACCGGAAAAGCGGTGGCGCCGAGAGTGGCTGTACGCTTAAACGCCGGCATCGTAAGCGGTGCCGTAAGTCTGCCGGATGCTGATTTCGTCGTCAAAAAGGCGGCATTCTCCGGAAAGGCTTTTGCTTATCTGAAAATCAATTCTGACAATAAGGTGATTTCTGTAGTACCGAACTCTGTAGGTGCGGTAAAAGGAGACGGCAGTGCTGCAGTTGAAAATGCAGACTTAGTACCTGCAGTATCCAAAATAATGGTGAAAGAAGTCGTTCGTCAGACAGGCGATGTTGCACCACTTCCGGAAGCGGAACTGGTCGTTTCTGCCGGTCGTGGCATGAAAGGGCCTGAAAACTGGGGTATTGTGGAAGACCTTGCGAAAGTACTGGGTGCAACGACAGCCTGCTCGCGTCCCGTAGCCGACGTACATTGGAGACCTCACCACGAACACGTGGGACAAACCGGTGTCGCTATCCGTCCAAACTTATACATCGCTATTGGTATTTCCGGTGCTATCCAGCATTTAGCCGGTGTCAACCAGTCTAAATGTATCGTGGTCATCAATAAAGATCCGGAAGCTCCATTCTTCAAGGCTGCTGACTATGGAATCTGCGGAGATTTGTTTGAAGTAGTACCGAAGTTAACGGAAGCGATTAAAGCATTTAAATCAAGCCAACACTAA
- a CDS encoding bifunctional nuclease family protein, protein MNKVELEIINITQGFTQHHSYHVVLGEVKGKRRLPIVIGVSEAQAIAVALENMPPARPLTHDLFKTVMETFHIVLSEIVITNLMEGIFYSKLICIQNGEEYEIDSRTSDAIALAIRFSCPIYIYGDILETSGIVLIEEPEEGTDEYSSVSAPIPSETEKTDFTIYTFKELEKMLNEALTNEDYEKAAKIRDELTKREK, encoded by the coding sequence ATGAATAAGGTCGAATTAGAAATCATCAACATCACTCAGGGGTTTACACAACACCATTCCTATCATGTGGTTTTAGGCGAAGTGAAAGGCAAACGCAGGCTACCTATTGTCATTGGTGTTTCAGAGGCGCAGGCTATTGCCGTTGCCCTAGAAAACATGCCTCCGGCACGCCCCTTAACACACGACCTTTTCAAGACCGTTATGGAAACCTTTCATATTGTGCTGAGTGAAATCGTTATCACCAACCTGATGGAAGGCATATTCTACTCTAAACTCATCTGCATACAAAACGGCGAAGAATATGAGATAGATTCCAGGACTTCGGATGCCATTGCCCTGGCTATACGATTTAGCTGCCCCATTTACATTTATGGAGATATCCTTGAAACTTCCGGTATCGTTCTGATAGAAGAACCGGAAGAAGGCACGGATGAATATTCATCAGTCTCTGCCCCCATTCCTTCTGAAACAGAAAAAACCGACTTTACCATCTATACCTTTAAAGAACTGGAAAAAATGCTGAATGAGGCGCTTACCAATGAAGATTACGAAAAAGCGGCAAAAATACGGGACGAATTAACCAAGCGTGAAAAATAA